A stretch of [Clostridium] scindens DNA encodes these proteins:
- a CDS encoding amidohydrolase family protein, whose amino-acid sequence MIDGHIHYADSLEAERLRYIIEAYGLSGVALQCIPKGGKIPVEEDAFSFKRQSSVPVYIFGGLDRRIFSLSSGRMAEALPSEIDRLMTMGCDGIKMLEGKPNVRKEYPIPDFDDEIWEEYWDVLEKRQIPVYMHVNDPEEFWDESKVSEYARKAGWFYDETYVNNEDQYRQMQEVLKRHPRLRILFPHFFFLSKDLGRLAAIFDRYPNVHTDVTPGIELYYNLSDQEEEAKAFFAKYQDRICFGTDIGARSLIYEEPIPLSIEESRSRLELTTRFLEEKGDYILSPDGYYFTEGKERLMHGLGLTPEILKKIYHDNFLKFIS is encoded by the coding sequence ATGATTGATGGACACATTCACTATGCAGACAGTTTGGAGGCCGAGAGGCTGCGGTACATAATTGAGGCTTATGGCTTAAGCGGCGTAGCGCTTCAGTGCATTCCAAAAGGCGGAAAGATACCGGTGGAAGAGGATGCTTTCTCATTCAAGCGGCAAAGCAGCGTGCCGGTATACATATTCGGAGGGCTGGACAGAAGGATATTCTCCCTGTCCTCTGGCCGGATGGCGGAAGCACTTCCCAGCGAAATCGACCGTCTGATGACAATGGGCTGCGACGGCATCAAGATGCTGGAAGGAAAGCCCAACGTGCGCAAGGAATACCCTATTCCGGATTTTGACGACGAGATCTGGGAGGAATATTGGGACGTGCTGGAGAAGCGGCAGATTCCGGTATACATGCATGTGAACGACCCGGAAGAATTCTGGGATGAGAGCAAAGTGTCCGAATATGCCAGGAAAGCCGGATGGTTTTATGACGAAACCTATGTAAATAATGAGGATCAGTACAGGCAGATGCAGGAAGTATTAAAGAGGCATCCACGGCTTCGCATTCTGTTTCCGCATTTCTTCTTCCTGTCAAAAGACTTGGGAAGGCTGGCCGCTATATTTGACCGGTATCCGAATGTACATACGGATGTAACGCCTGGGATAGAGTTATACTACAACCTTTCCGACCAGGAAGAGGAGGCGAAGGCCTTTTTCGCAAAGTATCAGGATCGGATCTGCTTTGGAACGGACATCGGCGCAAGGTCTCTGATCTACGAGGAGCCGATTCCCTTATCTATAGAAGAAAGCCGGTCAAGGCTTGAACTGACAACCCGTTTTCTGGAAGAGAAAGGGGATTATATCCTTTCTCCCGACGGCTATTATTTTACAGAGGGCAAAGAGCGCCTGATGCATGGGCTAGGTCTGACGCCGGAGATCCTCAAGAAGATTTATCATGACAATTTCTTAAAATTTATTTCGTAA
- a CDS encoding Gfo/Idh/MocA family protein produces MEMKQIRMGIVGAGTWGETHASIYAEHLFADPVAICDMNEERARAIADKYGIRKVYTDYHDLAADEEVDAVAIVTPDFAHADIAVAMADAKKNILIEKPLATTKEDIARICEAVNRNQVRCMVDLHNRWNPPFNTAKQEISSGKLGTPYTAYIRHSDVKWVATDMLSWASKSSILWFLGSHSLDSLRWLFDDEVKRVYSVKKEGILKELGVDTPDIYLTTIEFEKGGVAHMENGWVTPNGNRNINDFRCSVMCTEGMISLDLSSHNLIEEVTEEKASVPDILVSNMVFDRCKGLSYESIRDFVDRLVDGREFRVTLEDARKTALAIIAIHESADTGLPVEVEY; encoded by the coding sequence ATGGAAATGAAACAGATTAGAATGGGCATCGTAGGTGCCGGAACCTGGGGCGAGACACATGCCTCCATCTATGCGGAGCATCTGTTTGCGGATCCGGTGGCCATCTGCGACATGAATGAAGAAAGAGCGCGGGCCATAGCCGACAAATATGGCATCCGCAAAGTATATACGGACTACCATGACCTGGCGGCGGATGAGGAAGTGGACGCGGTTGCGATCGTTACCCCTGACTTTGCCCATGCGGATATCGCGGTGGCCATGGCGGACGCAAAGAAGAATATACTGATCGAGAAGCCGCTGGCAACCACGAAGGAAGATATCGCAAGGATCTGCGAGGCAGTCAACAGAAACCAGGTGCGCTGCATGGTGGATCTGCACAACCGCTGGAACCCGCCGTTTAACACGGCAAAGCAGGAGATCTCCTCCGGCAAGCTGGGAACGCCGTATACCGCTTATATCCGTCACAGCGACGTAAAGTGGGTGGCCACAGACATGCTGTCCTGGGCCTCCAAATCTTCGATCCTGTGGTTCTTAGGAAGCCACAGCCTGGATTCCCTCAGATGGCTGTTTGACGACGAGGTAAAAAGGGTGTATTCTGTGAAAAAAGAAGGCATATTAAAGGAATTAGGCGTGGATACCCCGGACATCTATCTGACAACCATCGAATTCGAGAAGGGCGGAGTGGCCCATATGGAAAACGGGTGGGTGACGCCCAATGGCAACCGCAATATCAATGATTTCCGCTGCAGCGTCATGTGCACGGAAGGCATGATCAGCCTGGATCTTTCCAGCCACAATCTGATTGAAGAGGTGACGGAAGAGAAGGCAAGCGTGCCGGATATCCTTGTATCCAATATGGTATTCGACCGCTGCAAGGGACTGTCCTATGAAAGCATCCGCGATTTCGTGGACCGCCTGGTAGACGGCAGAGAGTTCCGGGTGACGCTGGAAGACGCGAGAAAGACGGCGCTGGCGATCATTGCTATCCACGAATCCGCAGATACAGGCCTTCCAGTAGAGGTGGAATACTAA
- a CDS encoding carbohydrate ABC transporter permease: MKKKNGRKIITVILVIIVCIFALFPFVWMISTSFKPAQEVYSSTPSFVPKNPTANGYEEMLTTKSTTFDFMQWTVNSVIVSLLTTLFSMVIATLGGYGISRFRFRGRNALSYIILTTQVLPGSLLIIPLYIIMGNMQLLDTRMGLVMAYATFSVPFCTWMMKGFFDSIPVSLEEAAKVDGAGRFRCFATVVMPLTIPGLVATGLFSFITGWNEYLFASTFMKSYENWTLPIGIASFQGQYATNWGTLMAGAVLITIPVVILFLALQKHLVGGMTAGAVKQ; the protein is encoded by the coding sequence ATGAAAAAGAAAAACGGCAGAAAAATAATAACGGTAATCCTGGTGATCATCGTATGCATATTCGCGCTATTTCCATTTGTTTGGATGATATCCACCTCCTTCAAGCCGGCGCAGGAAGTGTATAGCAGCACGCCAAGCTTCGTACCGAAGAATCCGACGGCTAACGGCTATGAAGAGATGCTTACCACCAAGTCCACCACGTTCGACTTCATGCAGTGGACGGTGAACAGTGTCATCGTATCGTTGCTTACCACGCTGTTTTCCATGGTAATCGCTACTTTGGGAGGCTATGGAATCTCAAGATTCCGGTTCCGGGGCAGGAACGCGCTTTCCTACATCATACTGACAACCCAGGTACTTCCAGGATCGCTGCTGATCATACCGCTTTATATTATCATGGGCAACATGCAGCTTCTGGATACCAGGATGGGACTGGTTATGGCTTACGCCACATTCTCCGTTCCGTTCTGTACCTGGATGATGAAGGGCTTCTTCGATTCCATACCGGTATCCCTTGAGGAGGCGGCAAAGGTGGACGGGGCCGGAAGATTCCGGTGCTTCGCTACCGTGGTCATGCCCCTTACCATTCCGGGGCTGGTAGCCACGGGGCTGTTCTCCTTCATCACTGGATGGAATGAGTACCTGTTTGCAAGCACATTTATGAAGAGTTATGAGAACTGGACGCTGCCAATCGGAATTGCCAGCTTCCAGGGGCAGTACGCTACCAACTGGGGAACGCTTATGGCTGGGGCGGTTCTGATCACGATACCTGTAGTCATATTGTTCCTGGCGCTTCAGAAGCATCTGGTGGGCGGAATGACTGCCGGAGCAGTGAAACAATAA
- a CDS encoding carbohydrate ABC transporter permease, whose product MNISKKRKIKKKMEPYAFLVPLLLIILVFLIVPIVKAAIMSFQYYYIAKPSSAGNYFVGLKNYQAVLGDDYFFNSVKVTLIYIVVTVLGRYVLGFITALLLNTKFLGRGLARALIIIPWAIPEVVACLVWILMYDQDYGIINFLLNNAGILSKNIAYLQDVSVALPAAMVVNIWKGFPFVAIMLLAGMQSVSSDLYEAADIDGATTFQKIRYITVPSIKSVSTIVFLLLIIWTIKDYAIAYVLTKGGPSRATELLTIYVQQTGFKYFDFGKAAAAGMLMLLVSLVFTFFYFKVVNRGEDEA is encoded by the coding sequence ATGAACATAAGTAAAAAGAGAAAAATTAAAAAGAAAATGGAGCCCTATGCCTTCCTGGTACCGCTGCTTCTGATCATCCTGGTATTTCTCATCGTTCCCATCGTAAAGGCTGCGATCATGAGCTTCCAGTACTATTACATAGCGAAGCCGTCCTCAGCCGGAAACTATTTTGTGGGACTTAAGAACTATCAGGCAGTGCTGGGGGATGATTATTTCTTCAATTCCGTAAAGGTAACGCTGATCTACATCGTGGTGACCGTGCTGGGAAGATATGTGCTGGGATTCATAACGGCATTGCTTTTGAATACCAAATTTCTTGGAAGAGGCCTTGCCAGGGCGCTGATCATCATCCCATGGGCCATTCCGGAAGTCGTAGCATGCCTGGTCTGGATTCTGATGTACGACCAGGACTATGGAATCATTAATTTCCTGCTGAACAATGCGGGAATCCTGTCGAAGAACATCGCATATCTGCAGGATGTCTCGGTTGCCTTGCCGGCGGCAATGGTTGTCAACATATGGAAGGGATTCCCCTTCGTGGCGATCATGCTTCTGGCAGGCATGCAAAGCGTCTCGTCAGACCTGTACGAGGCAGCCGATATTGATGGGGCAACCACGTTCCAGAAGATACGCTACATTACGGTTCCATCCATCAAGTCCGTGTCTACTATCGTATTCCTGCTGCTAATCATCTGGACGATCAAAGACTATGCGATCGCCTATGTATTGACCAAGGGCGGGCCGTCGAGGGCGACGGAGCTACTGACGATCTATGTGCAGCAGACTGGATTTAAGTACTTTGACTTTGGTAAGGCCGCTGCCGCAGGAATGCTCATGCTGCTGGTATCGCTGGTATTTACATTCTTCTATTTCAAGGTTGTGAATCGGGGGGAGGATGAGGCATGA
- a CDS encoding ABC transporter substrate-binding protein — MKKRMRLLSVLLCVAMVAGLSACGSKKEDKGEAKNDGKIKLTFSTSVYVEEPHQKAIDALLEAYNKKNPDVEIEILGAGYDGYWDNITTEILANNESDMIQVYPENISTYHAIREDGTFIDLSDYMSDELKGKLVGQDMCDVNGETLAISSYAWGTTGIFYRKSMLEDAGVDPESIKTQEDFREACAKFTKDGKYAMGVVSGTHAFTVSEWSRLIARPVSGGLYFPNGESEPYTADNVNVNAPENVWAAQWWQDFILKDKAAKLVTDKKDSREMFWNGEVPFNMDGPWFVGMSKERDESLMDDIGIIPQFDVTYEGETYKPNPTNYPLVTMISKNCEHPDEAYAFLEWMTTDEAQALIADCGMIPSNTDYSTSDEYIKNHELEYAIVGFMQNNYAELIADPNIAQLGEISQVMLDAAQKMFSEQAADVQTEMDNAQKQIEEVMSRQE; from the coding sequence ATGAAAAAAAGAATGCGGTTACTCTCGGTACTGCTGTGCGTTGCTATGGTTGCAGGATTATCTGCATGCGGCAGCAAAAAGGAAGACAAGGGGGAGGCCAAGAACGACGGGAAGATCAAGCTTACATTTTCTACATCTGTGTATGTAGAGGAGCCACACCAGAAAGCGATCGATGCCTTGCTGGAGGCTTACAACAAGAAAAATCCAGACGTTGAGATCGAGATCTTAGGCGCAGGATACGACGGATATTGGGACAACATCACGACAGAGATCCTGGCGAACAACGAAAGCGACATGATCCAGGTGTATCCGGAGAACATCTCCACCTATCATGCCATCAGGGAGGATGGCACGTTCATCGATCTGTCAGACTACATGAGCGATGAATTGAAGGGTAAGTTGGTAGGACAAGATATGTGCGATGTGAATGGGGAGACGCTGGCGATCTCCAGTTATGCATGGGGAACCACAGGTATCTTCTACCGCAAATCCATGCTTGAGGATGCAGGAGTCGATCCAGAGTCTATCAAGACACAGGAAGATTTCCGTGAGGCATGCGCGAAGTTCACGAAAGACGGCAAGTACGCCATGGGCGTCGTATCCGGAACTCACGCGTTTACCGTAAGCGAGTGGAGCCGTCTGATCGCAAGGCCGGTATCCGGCGGACTGTACTTCCCGAACGGAGAGTCAGAGCCATATACGGCGGACAATGTCAATGTCAATGCGCCTGAAAACGTATGGGCAGCCCAGTGGTGGCAGGACTTCATACTGAAGGACAAGGCTGCGAAGCTGGTAACCGATAAGAAGGATTCCAGAGAGATGTTCTGGAACGGCGAAGTTCCGTTCAACATGGATGGCCCATGGTTCGTGGGAATGTCCAAGGAAAGAGATGAGTCCCTGATGGATGATATCGGAATCATTCCACAGTTTGATGTGACCTATGAGGGAGAGACCTATAAGCCAAATCCGACCAACTATCCGCTGGTAACCATGATCAGCAAGAACTGCGAGCATCCGGATGAAGCATACGCATTCCTGGAGTGGATGACTACGGATGAGGCCCAGGCGCTGATCGCGGACTGCGGAATGATCCCAAGCAATACCGATTACTCCACCAGCGACGAGTACATCAAGAACCATGAGTTAGAATATGCCATCGTAGGCTTCATGCAGAATAATTACGCAGAACTGATCGCAGACCCGAATATTGCCCAGCTAGGAGAGATCTCCCAGGTAATGCTGGATGCGGCGCAGAAGATGTTCTCAGAGCAGGCGGCGGACGTACAGACCGAGATGGATAATGCGCAGAAGCAGATCGAGGAAGTAATGAGCAGGCAGGAATAA
- a CDS encoding response regulator transcription factor: MYKVIIIDDEPWTIVDIEQTFALDDMGFEIIDSFRTPQKALPAIVAKKPDLVITDIRMPGMTGLELMQKVRQQHISCEFIVVSGYSDFSYAKEAIAYGVAGYCLKPLNPDETALCLKRVRESLDKRGAVPELPTYIDNNFEKILNYMNTHFSEKITLKSLAAEFDMNPNYCCSLFSKYLDKTFSQHLTELRINEAQSLLKNSSYSLEQVASLVGYSDYFYFSKVFKKQCTYSPKEYRKLFSATKESSQ; this comes from the coding sequence ATGTACAAAGTGATTATAATCGATGATGAGCCTTGGACAATTGTAGATATTGAGCAGACATTTGCACTAGATGATATGGGATTTGAGATTATTGACTCCTTCCGTACGCCGCAAAAAGCGCTGCCCGCAATCGTGGCAAAGAAGCCGGATCTTGTCATTACAGACATCCGGATGCCTGGCATGACCGGTCTTGAACTAATGCAAAAGGTCAGGCAGCAGCATATCAGCTGCGAATTCATCGTCGTCAGCGGATACAGCGATTTCTCCTACGCCAAGGAGGCGATTGCCTACGGAGTCGCCGGATATTGCCTGAAGCCTCTGAACCCCGACGAGACGGCCCTGTGCCTGAAAAGAGTCCGTGAATCCCTGGATAAGCGCGGCGCGGTCCCGGAACTTCCCACCTACATTGACAATAATTTCGAGAAAATATTGAACTATATGAACACTCATTTTTCGGAAAAAATTACCTTGAAATCTCTGGCCGCAGAGTTTGATATGAATCCCAATTACTGCTGCTCCCTATTCTCCAAATACTTGGACAAGACCTTCTCCCAGCATTTGACGGAACTGCGGATAAACGAGGCCCAGTCTCTCCTTAAGAACAGTTCCTATTCCCTGGAGCAGGTAGCCTCCCTGGTTGGCTATAGCGACTACTTCTACTTCAGCAAAGTCTTTAAAAAGCAGTGCACCTACTCCCCCAAGGAATATCGCAAACTATTCTCAGCCACAAAGGAGAGCAGCCAATGA
- a CDS encoding sensor histidine kinase — translation MKKSLSSQFVAILLIPLILILATNYYIITEIRRDQSQSLKRYCSTTLDNIEINIASMATSMKKTSTMFSSKQETQSYLQSASTDTHQLQRQSFSDLIGMSQSYTPDLVDIIVWDKNSPTSMISYIPADMENFTVERFRNSAMNKQSYFEFYIQPATREPFLMYFSPVFMTTFSEDFGKYIGNIAIICKTETLSKLVNSTSDMQLQIKDEASRKILYSNNYTLPKQEIPNPKTYEETLRIPNTNLSVDGTAYASQVSLLNDSRSGPLILFALLSLFYLAYIAFAVHHIIIRPIHKLNQEIEAIDYEHDKPQIRTSLKNEIGSIASHVNTLLERVYSLNQHNIASQARLYEMELSKKQTQLYAYQSQINPHFLYNMLQCMRGISLMHGIREVAQICTNMADLFRYSIKGAFLVYLEDELSIIDKYLYMIRVRFQDKITYSLEIAEDTKKCKIPKMILQPLVENSIFHGLESIEDNGFIHIRTFREGDGLFITIQDNGIGFDEVTLKELEELLSQDIPSDINATFNEAKGLGIINIHNKIRLYEGTEYGISILSRPSDTLVTIRLNARQPDGS, via the coding sequence ATGAAAAAATCCTTATCAAGCCAGTTTGTCGCCATTCTTCTGATCCCGCTCATCCTCATACTGGCAACCAATTACTATATTATCACAGAGATCCGCAGGGATCAGAGCCAGAGCCTGAAACGCTATTGCAGCACTACTCTCGACAACATCGAGATCAATATAGCCTCTATGGCAACCAGCATGAAGAAGACCTCCACCATGTTCTCTTCCAAGCAGGAGACCCAGTCCTATCTTCAAAGCGCCTCCACAGACACCCATCAGCTGCAGCGCCAGTCTTTCTCTGACTTGATCGGCATGTCCCAGTCCTATACGCCGGATCTGGTGGACATCATCGTATGGGATAAGAATTCGCCAACCAGCATGATCAGCTATATTCCCGCCGACATGGAGAACTTTACCGTAGAACGTTTTCGCAACTCTGCCATGAATAAGCAGAGTTACTTTGAGTTCTATATACAGCCTGCCACCCGCGAGCCTTTCCTGATGTATTTCAGCCCCGTTTTTATGACCACATTTTCTGAGGATTTTGGAAAATATATTGGGAACATCGCCATTATCTGTAAGACGGAGACCCTAAGCAAGCTGGTGAACTCCACTTCTGATATGCAACTGCAGATTAAGGATGAGGCAAGCCGAAAAATCTTGTATTCCAACAATTATACGCTGCCGAAGCAGGAGATTCCCAATCCTAAGACATATGAAGAGACGCTTCGCATTCCGAACACCAATCTGTCTGTGGATGGCACTGCATATGCCAGCCAGGTCAGCCTTCTCAATGACAGCCGGTCCGGCCCCCTTATACTGTTCGCCCTGCTGTCCTTATTCTACCTGGCTTATATTGCCTTTGCCGTGCACCACATTATAATCAGGCCTATCCATAAGCTGAATCAGGAAATCGAAGCTATCGATTATGAGCATGACAAGCCGCAGATACGTACTTCGCTCAAGAATGAGATCGGCTCCATCGCCTCCCATGTAAATACGCTACTAGAGAGAGTTTACTCTCTCAATCAGCACAACATCGCCTCCCAGGCAAGGCTGTATGAGATGGAGCTGAGCAAAAAGCAGACGCAGCTCTACGCCTATCAGAGCCAGATTAATCCACATTTCCTCTACAACATGCTCCAATGTATGAGAGGCATCTCACTGATGCACGGAATCCGGGAGGTCGCCCAGATCTGCACCAACATGGCAGACCTGTTCCGCTATTCTATCAAGGGAGCATTTCTGGTATACCTGGAAGACGAGCTGAGCATTATAGACAAGTATCTCTATATGATCCGGGTGCGTTTTCAGGATAAGATCACTTACAGCCTGGAGATTGCCGAGGATACGAAAAAGTGCAAGATACCCAAGATGATTCTGCAGCCATTGGTGGAGAACTCCATCTTCCATGGCCTGGAATCCATCGAAGATAATGGCTTCATCCATATACGGACCTTTCGGGAGGGGGACGGCCTGTTCATTACCATCCAGGATAATGGCATCGGGTTTGACGAAGTTACATTAAAAGAACTGGAGGAACTGCTGTCCCAGGATATTCCCAGCGACATCAATGCCACCTTCAACGAAGCCAAAGGCCTCGGCATCATCAATATCCACAATAAGATCCGCCTATATGAAGGGACAGAATATGGAATCAGCATTCTAAGCAGGCCGTCCGATACCTTGGTCACCATCCGCCTGAATGCCAGGCAGCCAGATGGCTCCTGA